A section of the Fusarium falciforme chromosome 8, complete sequence genome encodes:
- a CDS encoding CBM20 domain-containing protein, whose amino-acid sequence MKYSQLLAIGFAASVDAHGYLTIPKSRTRLGAEAGIDSCPECTIREPVSAWPDVEAATVGRSGPCGFNARVNVDYNVPSSNWGNTPVATYKPGDVVDVQWCVDNNGDHGGMFSYRICQDQAIVDKLLTPGYTPTDEEKQAAEDCFQDGLLPCTDVSGQSCGFNPDCSSGQPCWRNDWFTCNAFGASSRRGCQGVDNAPLGSCYTSIAGGYPVSKKIKIPNYVSNHTLLSFRWNSFQTGQVYLTCADIAITGSGTGTPPPTTTENPSTGCSTVPVTFDHVVTTNVGQTVKVVGSIPALGNWSPSSAPALSASKYTSSNHLWTTALNLPAGQSFQYKFVIVESNGAVKWESDPNRAYAVPSSCQAVTVSGTWR is encoded by the exons ATGAAGTATTCCCAGCTCCTTGCCATAGGCTTCGCCGCTTCAGTCGATGCCCACGGCTATCTAACCATTCCCAAGAGTCGCACTCGTCTAGGCGCAGAG GCCGGCATCGACTCTTGCCCCGAGTGCACCATCCGCGAGCCCGTGTCAGCATGGCCTGACGTAGAAGCCGCGACAGTCGGTAGAAGCGGCCCTTGCGGCTTCAACGCCCGAGTCAATGTTGACTATAATGTACCCTCGAGCAACTGGGGCAACACCCCAGTGGCCACCTACAAGCCTGGGGATGTCGTCGACGTACAGTGGTGCGTCGACAACAACGGAGACCATGGTGGCATGTTTAGTTACCGCATCTGCCAGGACCAGGCCATTGTCGACAAGCTTCTGACGCCCGGATACACTCCTACcgatgaggagaagcaggccgCCGAGGATTGTTTCCAGGATGGCCTGCTCCCCTGTACAGACGTCTCGGGGCAGTCTTGCGGCTTCAACCCGGATTGCTCATCTGGGCAACCCTGCTGGAGAAATGACTGGTTCACCTGCAATGCTTTTGGAGCATCGTCCCGCCGCGGTTGTCAGGGCGTGGACAACGCTCCTCTTGGATCGTGTTATACCTCCATCGCTGGAGGATATCCCGTcagcaagaagatcaagatccCAAATTACGTCTCGAACCACACACTTCTGTCGTTCCGTTGGAATTCATTCCAGACGGGTCAGGTTTACCTCACCTGCGCAGATATCGCCATCACCGGTAGCGGTACTGGAACACCCCCTCCCACTACGACTGAGAACCCTAGCACGGGCTGTAGCACAGTACCTGTCACCTTTGACCATGTCGTCACGACTAATGTGGGCCAAACAGTCAAGGTTGTGGGATCCATCCCCGCCCTTGGTAACTGGAGCCCATCCTCCGCGCCAGCACTCTCAGCTTCAAAGTATACCTCTAGCAATCACCTTTGGACCACGGCTTTGAATCTGCCGGCTGGTCAGTCATTCCAGTACAAGTTTGTCATTGTTGAGTCGAATGGTGCGGTGAAGTGGGAGAGCGATCCTAACAGGGCTTATGCTGTTCCGAGCAGCTGCCAGGCCGTGACTGTCAGTGGAACATGGCGTTAG
- a CDS encoding Bifunctional dethiobiotin synthetase/adenosylmethionine-8-amino-7-oxononanoate aminotransferase, producing MAPVPALLRRSLRVHQVYGANTDVGKTIFTTVLCNGTTKHWKGEKTSFLKPVSTGAAHEADSCHIQKYSPLTANETLFQYDIPCSPHTAAKASGKPIPSDEAVLAKIHDHVSRRASEGPGWLFLETAGGVHSPGPSGTPQADLYAPLRSPVILVGDSKLGGISQTIAAYESLRIRGHNIETVLLFQDMQYENYQYLKDYFSKEGILVETIPGPPPRKPDETEETEQMTEYYASLNNGNIQQVLETLDKKGKDRIDRLESMSEKASKSIWYPFTQQKFVTADTISVIDSAHGDYFQVLNKNSDQLLQPAFDGSASWWSQGLGHANSRLTLAAAYAAGRYGHVMFAEAIHEPALALAEMLLKGAENPRFSRVFYSDNGSTGCEVAVKMALRAARLRYGWGPDDNVNILGLKGSYHGDTIGAMDCAEPCVYNEKIEWYEGKGYWFDYPTVQCVKGKWVVDVPESLHDDLTGANLDSISDVFDLQSRLETEAYQKYARYIESVLKKLQSAGRKFGALMMEPVVLGAGGMILVDPLFQRALIDVVRRSPHLFGDASTPTDPLSWTGLPVIFDEVFTGLYRLGRFTSASFLGADADIAVNAKLLTGGLVPLCTTMASETVFDAFQSDDKSDALLHGHSYTAHAVGCQVAVESVGEMQKMEAQGVWKQAETDWDDSHAKTAWSVWSRDFVNKVSHSPQVLGVWALGSVLAISLRDEEVGYKSNAAKKLQAHLRQGTGEWNAHSRVLGNVFYVMASQKTSQQSIDELQGLLLGAL from the exons ATGGCGCCCGTGCCTGCTCTTTTGCGGCGATCCCTACGCGTCCACCAAGTCTACGGGGCGAATACCGATGTGGGCAAGACGATTTTTACCACGGTGCTTTGCAATGGCACAACCAAGCATTGGAAAGGTGAAAAGACGTCGTTTTTGAAGCCTGTGTCTACGGGGGCAGCCCATGAGGCCGACAGCTG TCACATTCAAAAATATTCTCCCTTGACGGCCAACGAGACATTGTTTCAGTACGATATTCCTTGTAGCCCACACACGGCTGCTAAAGCTTCTGGCAAG CCCATCCCCTCCGATGAAGCTGTCCTAGCAAAAATCCATGACCATGTTTCTCGGCGAGCTTCCGAAGGTCCAGGGTGGCTATTTCTAGAGACGGCGGGTGGTGTCCACTCTCCGGGTCCATCCGGCACGCCCCAGGCCGATCTTTATGCCCCCTTGCGGTCTCCAGTTATTCTAGTTGGGGACTCCAAGCTTGGGGGTATCTCTCAAACAATTGCTGCGTATGAATCGTTGAGAATCCGTGGACACAACATTGAAACGGTTCTTCTTTTCCAGGACATGCAGTATGAGAATTATCAGTACCTGAAGGATTATTTTTCCAAGGAGGGCATCCTCGTGGAGACAATCCCGGGACCACCTCCTCGAAAGCCGGATGAAACCGAGGAAACCGAGCAAATGACCGAGTACTATGCGTCTCTCAACAATGGCAACATTCAACAAGTCCTTGAGACTCTAGAcaagaaaggaaaagaccGCATCGACCGTCTCGAGTCGATGTCTGAAAAGGCCAGCAAGAGTATTTGGTATCCATTTACCCAGCAAAAATTTGTCACGGCAGACACCATTTCCGTCATCGACTCTGCCCATGGCGATTACTTTCAGGTCCTCAACAAGAATTCGGACCAGCTTTTGCAGCCTGCCTTTGATGGCTCTGCTTCTTGGTGGAGTCAAGGTCTTGGGCATGCCAATTCTCGACTGACGCTGGCTGCTGCGTATGCTGCTGGACGATATGGACATGTCATGTTTGCCGAGGCTATTCACGAGCCTGCTTTGGCTCTGGCCGAGATGCTTCTCAAGGGAGCTGAGAACCCCCGATTCTCCCGCGTCTTCTACTCTGACAATGGAAGTACTGGCTGCGAGGTTGCTGTCAAGATGGCCCTAAGAGCAGCAAGACTCCGATACGGATGGGGACCAGACGACAATGTCAACATCCTCGGCCTTAAAGGAAGCTATCACGGAGACACCATTGGAGCCATGGATTGCGCAGAGCCTTGCGTCTACAACGAAAAGATTGAATGGTATGAAGGTAAAGGGTACTGGTTCGACTATCCTACTGTCCAATGCGTCAAAGGCAAATGGGTTGTCGACGTCCCTGAATCTCTTCATGACGACTTGACTGGCGCAAACCTTGACTCCATCTCGGACGTTTTCGATCTACAGTCTAGACTCGAAACGGAAGCCTACCAAAAGTATGCACGATACATTGAGAGCGTCCTCAAAAAGCTGCAATCCGCCGGTCGCAAGTTTGGAGCCCTCATGATGGAACCTGTCGTCCTCGGCGCTGGAGGCATGATTCTAGT TGATCCCCTCTTCCAACGTGCTCTCATCGACGTTGTCCGCCGATCCCCTCATCTCTTCGGAGACGCGTCCACCCCAACAGACCCACTCTCATGGACCGGACTCCCGgtcatctttgacgaggTTTTTACCGGCTTGTACCGGCTTGGCCGGTTTACCTCGGCTTCATTCCTCGGAGCCGATGCCGATATCGCCGTCAACGCTAAGCTCCTTACTGGAGGATTGGTCCCGCTCTGCACCACCATGGCATCTGAGACTGTGTTTGATGCATTCCAGAGTGATGACAAGAGTGATGCACTACTTCACGGACACAGTTACACTGCACACGCTGTAGGATGTCAGGTGGCTGTTGAATCTGTTGGAGAAATGCAAAAAATGGAGGCCCAAGGAGTGTGGAAACAAGCAGAAACTGATTGGGATGACTCTCACGCAAAGACGGCTTGGTCTGTTTGGTCCCGTGACTTTGTCAACAAGGTGTCACACAGCCCTCAAGTTCTTGGAGTTTGGGCTCTTGGCAGTGTCTTGGCCATCAGTCTTCGCGATGAAGAGGTGGGATACAAGAGTAACGCGGCCAAGAAACTTCAGGCTCATCTTCGACAAGGTACTGGGGAGTGGAACGCTCACAGCAGAGTCCTGGGCAACGTGTTTTATGTCATGGCCAGTCAAAAGACAAGTCAGCAGAGCATTGACGAGTTGCAGGGCCTGTTGCTGGGAGCTCTGTAA
- a CDS encoding Aminotran-1-2 domain-containing protein, with product MSKLEEALAARLKAREEKSQLRRLTTFPADNVDFSSNAYLSLSLVPEIRSAYHSLLEKHASPPPLLGSGGSRLLDGNSTLAESLERDIAAFHNAQAGLLFNSGFDANVGLVSCLPQPGNIIVYDELIHASAHDGMKLSRAGKKIPFKHNCVEGEGGLDEVLKGLADESVFILVEGVYSMDGDVAPLQDIVACVKRRLNNGYIIVDEAHSTGLYGKQGRGLVCELGLEKEIFARLHTFGKAMSSFGAIVLCSPTTREYLINYARTLIYTTAMPFPCLASIGLSYQFLASGKADALLKHLWQLVNHTHKLLQSSTLGVNRDAPKSPIIPVFTSQPRSLAQFCQERGYTVRPIVAPTVPKGSERIRICIHAGNTMKQVEGLVKTIKDWEQNLEGKARL from the exons ATGTCCAAGTTGGAGGAAGCCCTTGCGGCTCGTCTGAAggcgagagaagagaaatCTCAGCTTCGTCGGTTGACTACATTTCCAGCAGATAATGTCGACTTTTCTTCAAATGCCTAcctttctctttctctagTCCCAGAGATCAGATCCGCCTATCATTCCCTTCTTGAGAAGCATGCATCTCCCCCTCCTTTGTTGGGGTCGGGCGGCTCACGATTGTTGGACGGCAATTCGACATTGGCAGAATCTTTGGAGCGAGACATTGCAGCGTTTCACAACGCCCAGGCTGGACTCTTGTTCAATTCGGGATTTGATGCCAATGTGGGGCTTGTGAGTTGCCTGCCGCAGCCAGGGAATATTATTGTTTACGATGAGCTCATTCATGCGAGTGCTCATGATGGGATGAAGTTGAGCCGGGCGGGAAAGAAGATCCCGTTCAAGCACAATTGTGttgaaggagagggaggtTTGGATGAGGTTCTCAAGGGATTGGCAGATGAGTCTGTGTTTATCCTTGTTGAAGGTGTCTACAGCATGGACGGAGATGTTGCACCGCTTCAAGACATTGTTGCTTGCGTCAAACGACGTCTGAACAATGGATACATCATTGTTGATGAGGCACACTCGACTGGTCTGTATGGAAAGCAGGGAAGAGGTCTTGTGTGCGAGCTGGGCCTGGAAAAAGAAATCTTTGCTCGATTGCACACTTTCGGCAAGGCAATGAGTTCATTTGGAG CCATCGTCCTTTGCTCTCCTACGACGCGAGAATATCTCATCAACTACGCCCGAACCCTCATCTACACAACAGCAATGCCATTCCCCTGTCTCGCCAGCATCGGATTGTCGTATCAGTTTCTTGCAAGTGGCAAAGCAGATGCTCTTTTGAAGCATTTGTGGCAACTCGTCAACCACACGCATAAGCTTTTGCAGTCTTCGACTCTTGGTGTCAACAGAGATGCACCCAAGTCTCCAATTATTCCAGTATTCACGTCGCAACCACGAAGCTTGGCCCAGTTCTGCCAGGAGAGAGGATACACAGTTCGTCCAATTGTGGCGCCAACAGTTCCAAAGGGTAGCGAGAGGATTCGAATCTGCATCCACGCTGGGAATACCATGAAGCAGGTTGAGGGTTTGGTCAAGACGATAAAAGACTGGGAGCAGAATTTGGAGGGGAAAGCTCGTTTATAG